The Deefgea tanakiae DNA segment ACAAAAAATTGTTATTTCTGCCGAAAATCTACTCGGTATCATTAATGATATTTTGGATTTTTCTAAAATTGAGGCTGGTAAACTCGAAATTGAAACCATTCCTTTCCAATTAGACGACCTACTCAATCCACTCTCTGATTTAATGATGTTGCGCACCGAAACAAAAGGCGTTGAAGTTATTTTTCGTATTGCTCCCGATGTACCGCAACAACTCATCGGTGATCGATTACGTTTAAGTCAGGTGCTAAATAATCTTGCTAGCAATGCGAGTAAATTCACCGAACAGGGTGAAATTGTGCTCGACATCCGTGTTGAGGCGCAGCAACACGACCGTGTGACACTACGCTTCACCCTCAGCGACACCGGCATCGGCATGAGCCCAGCGCAAATGGCCTCCCTCTTCCAATCCTTCACCCAAGCAGACAGCTCAATTACCCGCAAATACGGTGGGACCGGCTTAGGCCTCAGCATTAGCAAGCAATTGGTTGAAATGATGGGCGGTGAACTCACTGTCGGCAGCACACTCGGCCAAGGCAGTACTTTCCGCTTCACCTTGGAATTGGGTATCGAAGCAAGCCAATTAGTCAATATGGCGCAGCACTACACACCTCAGCGGGTCTTAATCGTTGATGACCATGCGGTTGCACGCGAGGTATTGGCCGATATGGTTCGTTCATTCGGCGCCGAAGTTTTGCTTGCGGACTCAGGAAGAACGGCCTTAGATACCTTAATGATTGCCGCCAAGACTGAACAGCCGATTGATTTGGTCTTGATGGATTGGCAAATGCCTGATTGGGATGGTATTGAAACGATCGAACGTATACGCGCCGAGAGCATGCTTAACAACACACCCCCAGCAATACTCATGGTCAGCGCGTATTCACAAGACGAAATCATACGGCAAGCACAGCGAGTAAAATTAGATGGGTTCCTCGTAAAGCCAGTCAGTCGCGCCTTGCTGCAAGCCCATTTCATACTACTGACTGCCCCTGGCTCACCCAATTTTGCACAGTCAAAAACGATAGAATCCGAGCTGAAATCAATCATCAAACTTGATGGCGCTCGCATCTTATTGGCTGACGACACTGAATTTAATCGAGAGATTGTATTCGGGATACTAGGCGAAGCACGCATCAGCATCGATATAGCTGAAAATGGCCAAATCGCACTCGAAAAAGTACAATCCACTCACTATGATTTGATCTTGATGGACATCCAAATGCCTGTGATGGACGGCCTGAGCGCAAGTCGTGCCATTCGCCAGTTGGGCCTGAATTTGCCGATTATTGCGATGACGGCCCACGCGATGGTAGGAGATCGCGACGCCAGTTTAGCGGCAGGCATGAATGCACATATTACGAAGCCGATAAATGCAGACGAATTAATCCAAACTTTACAACATTGGATTCCCCAACAACAGCTCGTAAATCGAGTTATCCCTGCACAACTCGAGTATCAATACTCAAGCATGACTGCATCAGCCCCGCCCACCAGCAACTTAGGGATCGATTTAACTGTCGCGCTTAAACTGCTTGGAGGAAATCAAAATTTACTCCAGCGTTCGTTGATTATTTTTGCGCGGGATTATGGTGCAGCGGGTTTGATTGTTGGAGAGGCTTTGGAAGAAAACGACTTTAAGCGCATTGCCGACAATGCGCATGCCGTCAAATCTGCCGCGGCATATTTGGGAGCAACACAGCTCTCAAGCAGTGCGGCGGCACTAGAAACCGCCATTCGAGTGGAGAAAAATGCAGAAATCCCAGAGCGAGTCAGCCATTTTCAGCAGCAACTTGCAATTACACTGAATGCGATTACTCAAACGATAAGGGTTGCCCCAACGTCATCACCTCATGCAAACAGCTATAATATCTCCCAAGCTTTGCTCCAGCTCGAGGCTCTCGTTCCTCTTATCCGAACAGGCAATTTTGCCGCTAATCGTCAGCTTGACGAACTAAACAAATCATTAGCAACCCGCTGGCAAGCGCAAATGAGTGAAATTAGCCGCTTATTTGACTATATGGAAACGGACGCAGCGATTGCGGCGCTCTTTGAACTACAAAATGCACTGCGTTCCGAGCTAGACACACTATGAGCGAACAACAAAAAATTTTGGTTGTCGATGATTCAGCGAGTAATCGACAATTATTAGGTGAGCTATTGCAAGCGGACTATACCGTGCTATTGGCAAAAAATGGCGAGCAAGCCTTGCTCCGCGCGCGTGAGCAACTGCCCGATTTAATCTTGCTCGATGTCATGATGCCAGAGATGGACGGTTATGAAGTGCTGCAATTACTCAAAGCCGATCCAGATACAGCACCGATTGGCGTTATTTTCATTACCGGCTTAGACACACCCGATGACGAAGAACGCGGCCTCTTAATGGGGGCGTCTGATTATATTGCCAAGCCATTCCATCCTGCAGTTGTTAAAGCGCGTGTCTCGGTACATATGCAAGTGGCGCGCCAACGCCGAATGCTAGAAACGCTAGCCAACATTGATGCATTGACGGAACTGCCCAATCGACGTCAGCTCGATGCCGTATTAGCAGCTGAATGTTCTCGTGCGGGACGGACAGGCAATCCATTATCAGTTGCGATTTTAGATGTCGATTATTTTAAACTGTATAACGATTATTATGGCCATGCGATGGGGGATCGGGTTCTGCAAACCATTGCGAGCGTGCTAAATGGCAAAATGAAACGCCCTAGCGATTTAGCGGCGCGCTATGGCGGTGAAGAGTTCGTACTCATTATGCCCGACACCTTACTTGAGGGCGCACTTGAGGTTGCCAACAAGCTTTGCAGCGCCATCGCAGCACTACAAATCCCACATGAAAAATCAAGAGACTATGCGTGTGTCACCGTGAGTATTGGCGTCGCCAGTGGCACTGTAAACGTACCGCCAACAGCCGAGAGTCTATTGCAAGTCGCCGATGCGCGCCTTTATCGTGCGAAAGCGGCTGGTCGAAATCGGGCTCTAGCGACCTAATCGCAGCACACCATAAATATGATGGCACGTATCTGCTCACAGCCTACGTTTACGCTTAGCTATAGACCAATACACCCAAAGCCGCCAAACGACATGCACAGAAAAATACGCCATCACCGCCAGTAAGGCAGCCAATAAAGGTAAGCCAATCAGCAAAGGCGCGCCCAATGACTGCATCCAAGCCCACATCGCCCACATCCAGTCCCCCAGATTCAAGGCAGAAAACGAGGGCATCAAAACAGTCACTTTCGCTCCAGCGAGGCCCGACACCCAAGCACCAAGCTGATAAGCCAACCAGTAAATGGGGCCAATCGTTAATGGATTGGTGTAGAAAGTCCCCAAAATCGCCACTGGCAAATTGACGCGAAAAATCAGGCACAGAATGCATGAGGTAATCACTTGTAAAGGACCGGGGATCAAGCCGCCAATCATCCCCACCGCTAAACCACCTGCAACCGATTTACGATTTAAATGAAATAAATTCGGATGTTCAAACCAATGCGCAAAGCGGCTCAAAAAGCGGTTTTGCAGCATCGTTTGGTGATCTGGCAACCAGCGTCGTAAATATTTGCGGGGCATTCGGCACTTTTCTCGTTAATTTAGCTATGACAGACTGCATTATTGTCGCAAAATTCAATTATTCACTTCAGCAAATAGATAAATAAATAATCATGGTTGCCGTAACTCGCCCGCTTGCCCAATCCATCGCTGAAGCCGCTGATCCTGATCGCTGGCTGATTGCCCTTTCTGAGCGTTATCCGCCGCAGGACATCACTCGCCTGAGGGAGGCGCTTGATTGGGCTGCTGAGTTATATGGCAACTCACTCAATCCCGACACACAAACCTCACTATTTTTGCATTCGGTTGCCAGTGCATCCATCGTGGCGGATTTGCGCATGGACGCGAACGCCGTAATCGCAGCGCTACTATTTTGCGTTCCTGACAAACTCAGTAACGCGTCCGAACAAATCAATAAACGCTTTGGCACGACCGTTGCTGCATTGGTCGATGGCATTTTGAAAGTCCGGCAGCTGCGGCAGCTAGCTCAACCACAACAGGGCAAAGCCGAAGACTACGCACAGCAAGTCGAAGCGCAACGCAAAATGTTGCTCGCGATGGTTGAAGACATTCGTGCGGTGCTGATTAAACTTGCGTGGCGCACGCAAACGATGCATAGCTTGGCGAATGTGCCCGAAGAGCTGCGCCGTATTATTGCCCGCGAAACGTTGGATTTATTTGCGCCACTGGCCAATCGTTTGGGCGTCTGGCAAATTAAATGGGAGCTGGAAGACTTAGGTTTCCGTTACCTACATACCGAAACCTATAAGAAAATCGCTAAATTGCTTGATGAGCGCCGCGTGGACCGTGAGCAATTCATTGGCGATGTGATTGGTAAGCTACGCAGTGAACTCGCCCTTGCTGGCGTAAACCATGTCGACCTGATGGGGCGACCTAAACACATCTACAGCATCTGGAAAAAGATGCAGAAAAAGAAGCTCGACTTTTCTGAGCTCTACGATATTCGCGCGGTGCGTGTCTTAGTCGATGATGTGAAAGATTGCTATACCGTACTGGGAATTGTGCATAACTTGTGGCAGCCTATTCCAGGTGAATTTGACGATTACATTGCACAACCCAAAGGTAACTTTTATCGCAGTCTGCATACCGCAATCATAGGCCCGCAAGACAAAGCCGTCGAAGTACAAATCCGTACTTTTGATATGCATGAGCACGCCGAGTTCGGCGTCGCCGCGCACTGGCGCTACAAAGAAGGCGGCAAAGGCGACTCACGTTACGAAGAAAAAATCGCATGGCTACGACAATTACTAGATTGGCGCGAAGATGTCGCCTCTGAAGCTGATTTTTCAGATGCATTTAAGGCTGAGTTATTCGACGACACCATCTATGTGCTAACCCCTGCTGGGCGTGTGATTTCATTGCCCAAAGGCAGTACCGCAGTCGATTTTGCTTATCACCTACACACCGATCTGGGTCATCGTTGCCGTGGGGCGAAGGTCAATGGCGCAATTGTGCCGCTCGGAACACCGCTAGAAAATGGCCAGCGCATAGAGATTCTGGCCGCTAAAACGGGTGGTCCTAGTCTCGATTGGTTACATCAAGGCTATATTAAAAGCCATCGCGCGCAGCAAAAAGTAAGGCACTGGATTCGTCAGCAGCATCTTGATGTGGCTATAGAAGCCGGTCGTGCCCTGTTTGATAAAGAATCATCCCGCGCCGGTGCCAATAATATTAGCCATGAACTCATTGCACAAAAGCTAGGCTACAAAGAAATCGAGGACGTATTTGCTGCGCTGGGCCAAGGCGAATGCTCGTTACGTGCATTGTCGATTGCATTTAATGAGTCACTTGCTCCCGTTGAATTACCGGACGAACCCGAAGACTTCGTCAAAACCGCACGTGCCAATCAAAGTGGCGAAGGCATTTTAATTGAAGGCATCGACAAGCTGATGACGATGCTCGCCAAATGCTGCAAACCCGTACCCCCCGACCAAGTAATGGGTTTTGTTACCAAAGGGCGCGGTATTTCAATCCATCGCACCGATTGCCTCACCCTTAAACGATTAGCAATTGAAGCACCTGAGCGCTTAATTAAGGCAGACTGGGGAAAATCCAGCGGGCACGTATTCTCGGTCGATATTTTAGTTGAGACGCTAGAACGGCCAAGTATGTTGCGGGATTTATCCGACGTGATGGTGCGCGATAAAATCAATGTCACTGCGGTGCATACACAAAATAAAGATGCCCGATCACAAATGCGCTTTACGATCGAAATTAAAGATAGCGAGCAATTGCAAAAAGTTTTTGTCCGCCTCAAAGATGTTCAAGGCGTAATTAGAGTGTCACGACTTTAGATTGGAAATACATGACGTTTATTCAAAAAAGCTGATAAAAGATTTGTTTTTTTCTGCCGATAACATCTATTCTGATTGAACGTCTAAAGACAATATCGAGGCACGCCATGTTTAACTCCCTACGCAATAAATTGATTGCTTTTATTGCACTGTTACTACTTATTACCGTGGGTTTAATTTCCCTCGGTGGTTACTTCAAGATGCGCGGCGTCATGATTGACTCGTTGCAAAGTGAAGTTTCAGCTACCGCAACAGGTAACAATGTCACATTGCGAGACTGGGTTTCAAGTCACAAAATGATCGTTGGTGCTATGGCAACAGCCCTCGGTACAGCCAGTGATCCAATGCCCGCTTTAGTGCAAGGCGCAAAAAGTGCCAAGTTTGACTCGGCCTACTTTGGCAAAGCCGACAAACAAATGATCACGAATCGCGAACTCGGTCTTCCCGAGGGTTACGACCCAACAAGTCGACCATGGTATCAACAAGCTGTCGCAGAAAAACGCACCGTCCTAACCGCACCGTACATTGATGCGGGCAGTAAAAGACTTACGATGTCGTTTGCCTCTCCAGTCGAAGCCAACGGAGCCCTTTTGGGGGTCGTAGGTACCGACATTATGCTCGATGACATTGTAAAAGACGTCCTCAGTATTAAGCTGACTGGCGATGGCTACGCTATTTTATTGGGCAAAGACGGTAAAGTGCTCGTTCACAGCAACCAAGCGTACATCCAAAAACCAATTTCAGAAATCAGCCCAGATTTATCTTTAGATCTACTAACAAAATATGCGGCTGATAAAACGCTCAATCCAGTCAACATTGATGATAAAAATCGTCTTGTTTATGTCCAGCCCATCGAAGGCTCGGACATGTACTTGATGTTTGTTATTGATAAAGAGATTGCACTTGCTCCACTTAATCAGTTGCTTATTATCGCCCTAGTTGCATTGATTGGATTACTAGTTGTACTCATACCTATTGCAAGCATGCTGGTCAGCAGAATGCTAGTGAATTTGCGTGTAATGCGAGATCGGATGCAGCAGATTGCAAGCGGTGGCGGAGATTTAACTCGTACTCTGAATATCCATGGTAATGATGAAATCGCCCAAATGGCAATCGCGTTTAATCAATTTACAGGGCAGCTTCGTACCATGTTCATTGATATCCGCAAAGAAACAGAGAACCTCACTCATGGTGTGACAGATATTAATAGTGTACTGCATCAGCTTTCTAATGATTCCGCTCTATTGGCCGACCTTGCTGCATCCAATGCCGCAACGATTGAAGAGATCACAGTCAGCATCAGCCATATCGCCGATAACTCTAACGATGCAAATCAATTGGTAACCAGCACAGGAGCACTCTCTGGAGAGTCGGCGTCAACTGTTCGCGAAGTAGCCAAAGAAGTTAGTAAATCGGCTGCCGAAGTTGAAGGCTTGGCGAGTCTTTTGAATAGCCTCAATCAACGATCTCAAGACATAAGTGGCATTATCCGTGTGATTAAAGAGATTGCAGACCAAACTAACTTACTCGCACTTAATGCAGCCATTGAAGCGGCTCGCGCTGGTGAGCAAGGCCGAGGTTTTGCAGTGGTTGCCGATGAGGTGCGCAAACTAGCGGAACGAACTGGTCATGCCACGGTAGAAATTACCGGCATGATTGATGGCATTCGCAACGAGACGGATGCCGCCGTTGCCAATATGCAATCGACGATCACAACAGTACAAAGTGGTGTGACATTATCTGAATCAGCAGCAGAAAAAATCGCCCATATTCGCGAAAATATGCACACCGTGATGATCAAAATTGGTGAAATCGCACACTCTACCAAAGAGCAGCAAGACGCCACCACGGCCATGGCGCAAAGTGCAGAAAACATTACTAATCAGATGCAACAATCTGATGCCGCACTTCACCGGGCAACTGGTGCAGTGCATCAACTCAGTGACTTAGCAGTATTCTTAAGGCAGCTTTTTGGCAATTTTAAATTGTAATAACGCCAAGTTTTAAATCATCAAAGCCAGTGGAAACCCACTGGCTTTTTTAGTGCTTGAAATAATTGCTTGCATTTGTC contains these protein-coding regions:
- a CDS encoding methyl-accepting chemotaxis protein, yielding MFNSLRNKLIAFIALLLLITVGLISLGGYFKMRGVMIDSLQSEVSATATGNNVTLRDWVSSHKMIVGAMATALGTASDPMPALVQGAKSAKFDSAYFGKADKQMITNRELGLPEGYDPTSRPWYQQAVAEKRTVLTAPYIDAGSKRLTMSFASPVEANGALLGVVGTDIMLDDIVKDVLSIKLTGDGYAILLGKDGKVLVHSNQAYIQKPISEISPDLSLDLLTKYAADKTLNPVNIDDKNRLVYVQPIEGSDMYLMFVIDKEIALAPLNQLLIIALVALIGLLVVLIPIASMLVSRMLVNLRVMRDRMQQIASGGGDLTRTLNIHGNDEIAQMAIAFNQFTGQLRTMFIDIRKETENLTHGVTDINSVLHQLSNDSALLADLAASNAATIEEITVSISHIADNSNDANQLVTSTGALSGESASTVREVAKEVSKSAAEVEGLASLLNSLNQRSQDISGIIRVIKEIADQTNLLALNAAIEAARAGEQGRGFAVVADEVRKLAERTGHATVEITGMIDGIRNETDAAVANMQSTITTVQSGVTLSESAAEKIAHIRENMHTVMIKIGEIAHSTKEQQDATTAMAQSAENITNQMQQSDAALHRATGAVHQLSDLAVFLRQLFGNFKL
- a CDS encoding DUF2062 domain-containing protein, producing MPRKYLRRWLPDHQTMLQNRFLSRFAHWFEHPNLFHLNRKSVAGGLAVGMIGGLIPGPLQVITSCILCLIFRVNLPVAILGTFYTNPLTIGPIYWLAYQLGAWVSGLAGAKVTVLMPSFSALNLGDWMWAMWAWMQSLGAPLLIGLPLLAALLAVMAYFSVHVVWRLWVYWSIAKRKRRL
- a CDS encoding diguanylate cyclase, translated to MSEQQKILVVDDSASNRQLLGELLQADYTVLLAKNGEQALLRAREQLPDLILLDVMMPEMDGYEVLQLLKADPDTAPIGVIFITGLDTPDDEERGLLMGASDYIAKPFHPAVVKARVSVHMQVARQRRMLETLANIDALTELPNRRQLDAVLAAECSRAGRTGNPLSVAILDVDYFKLYNDYYGHAMGDRVLQTIASVLNGKMKRPSDLAARYGGEEFVLIMPDTLLEGALEVANKLCSAIAALQIPHEKSRDYACVTVSIGVASGTVNVPPTAESLLQVADARLYRAKAAGRNRALAT
- a CDS encoding RelA/SpoT family protein — encoded protein: MVAVTRPLAQSIAEAADPDRWLIALSERYPPQDITRLREALDWAAELYGNSLNPDTQTSLFLHSVASASIVADLRMDANAVIAALLFCVPDKLSNASEQINKRFGTTVAALVDGILKVRQLRQLAQPQQGKAEDYAQQVEAQRKMLLAMVEDIRAVLIKLAWRTQTMHSLANVPEELRRIIARETLDLFAPLANRLGVWQIKWELEDLGFRYLHTETYKKIAKLLDERRVDREQFIGDVIGKLRSELALAGVNHVDLMGRPKHIYSIWKKMQKKKLDFSELYDIRAVRVLVDDVKDCYTVLGIVHNLWQPIPGEFDDYIAQPKGNFYRSLHTAIIGPQDKAVEVQIRTFDMHEHAEFGVAAHWRYKEGGKGDSRYEEKIAWLRQLLDWREDVASEADFSDAFKAELFDDTIYVLTPAGRVISLPKGSTAVDFAYHLHTDLGHRCRGAKVNGAIVPLGTPLENGQRIEILAAKTGGPSLDWLHQGYIKSHRAQQKVRHWIRQQHLDVAIEAGRALFDKESSRAGANNISHELIAQKLGYKEIEDVFAALGQGECSLRALSIAFNESLAPVELPDEPEDFVKTARANQSGEGILIEGIDKLMTMLAKCCKPVPPDQVMGFVTKGRGISIHRTDCLTLKRLAIEAPERLIKADWGKSSGHVFSVDILVETLERPSMLRDLSDVMVRDKINVTAVHTQNKDARSQMRFTIEIKDSEQLQKVFVRLKDVQGVIRVSRL